The DNA sequence TGTTCTAATTAGGAACATTGACAGAACAAGCTACAGATCAATAATTATATGTAGACATTTGGCAAATAATTCTGAATAATAAATTTGAGAAAATTGCTTTCCATTCATGGATAGTTTGCAAACAAACAGAGGTGAAATGAAAataagtaccgtatatacttgttcataagccgaatttttttagtaaaaaagggaagcaccagagaagggggtcagcttatgaatgggtatagagagggagaggtgggacacagcccctccccccaacagagggagcaaggagaggcagcacagccagaagggaagaggtaaGGACAGAATCtttccgcttctggccacgctgctctcccccagcctctgaagcaggcaggctgtggccgcgtcgcccggtctggcccgccggagcaggctgtggccaggtcagagacatctgccactggccctccccagataaggtgggaagggatgagatggggagagtgtgggggatggtcacaggggttactcccctgactcccagcttctcctccccaAAAAATCTCCCCACCAGTGGCTGTCCTGGCCCAACAGGGTAAGCAGCAggtgcgccgggacactttgtttacttagtatcagaggggtagctgtgttagtctgaatctgtaaaaagcaacaaagggtcctgtggcacctttaagactaacagaagtattgggagcataagcttttgtgggtaaaaacctcacttcttcagatgcaagaagtttacttaggtttacctctgtgcctgcggacgtTCAAGGTAAACAAGCCATCTTGGCCCGTCaacagcttatcctgatggcccgggagccaaaaagtttgctgattcctgaattatagggttggcttatgaacgggttataaaaatttccatttttacttatccatcttggtgGGGTCGGCATATAAACGAACTGGCTCATGatagagtatatacggtaattcatTATGACTGGTCTGCCTCTCTATAAACTACCTATAATTTTGCATAGGTTTGTGAAACTGACAGATTAGGACGATCTAAGACAATATAATTagagtaatgggatgaaaagGTATACTTAGCCTGACAATCAAGAAGGGGggaaaggatagctcagtggtttgagcattggcttgctaaacccaggcttgtgagttcaatccttgagggggtcacttagggatctggggcaaaaatcagtacttggtcctgctagtgaaggcagggggctagactctatgacctttcagggtcccttccagttctaggagatgggattgGTTccttatatatggagatatcctagccTAGCTGGTGGGAATGCACCAGATAACCTAATAGAATTTATGATAAATATTTATCATTACACATGTTTCACTCATTTTAATTCAactattaatattaaaataaaaatgtaatactaTGTGTTAAATTAGAACGATTATGTAACTAGCTTCAGTCATAAATCTTAATTCTCCTCTCCATTCCTTTAGAGAGCTCACTTGGAAGGTACACATTTGTAGCAGCACATTACAAGTAAGCTGAACTACGTAATGGCCTcatttttccttcccctccctcccccccccatgcctacTTTCCCAAGATTCACAGACCTAAGTCTATCTCTATGCATCTAACatagcttttatttttcttaacatTAGGAAAGTCTAAAACTGGCTTACGGTTTTCTAAACTGAGTAGCCTCTTACCTTGCTGTCCATCTTGCATGGTCACTATAAACGGCTGGCTGATACCACTAGTAGGAATGGCTGTTTGGAGACTGCCCAGTGGAACACCATCTGTTACTATCGTAATGACTCGTTGACCTCCACTGCCAACCACCTGCTGTATTGCAGAATCTACAGAAGTTGCTTCCACTATTTCCTCTGTGTTAGCTAGAGAAAGCAGAGCAAAACTCCCaagtttatttaaattaagaaaaagctACACTTGGAGTAAATGAGTCAATGTTTACTGCACAAGAACTGCAAACATTGAAGCATCTGGTATGGAATAATCTGCAAATGTTAAAAATCTAAAATGGACAAAATAAAATACCAATACAAGCACAGCAACTTTTCAATGGTAAAAATAATTCTCTTCAGATACCTAGATGAATTTAAAGCACCAGCATtcacaaatacaaataaaactaATACAGTAAAAAGTACTCTGtgtctgaaaaaaatgggttcaaaggtttaaaaaaagattacataatgtttgcttttaaaagatGGCCAACTTGATCATTCTAAAGTCAACTGGTGGTTTCCACACTCTGCACATTGTACATATACCATAAAGCAGTGGTGCTCAACCCACGATCCAATCAGCATGCAGCTGtgacccatgtgacatcctcagggccatgtaggaagtatatatattgtgtggctgCAACCCACATAACAAAGAGCTGCACATGTGGCCCACAATGGAAAATAGGCTGAGAATCACTGCCATAAAGCATCAAACAATTTAGAATAAAGTACTGTAGAACCCTGTTTTATGAACCAATTGGGACTAAGGAGTTCATAAAATCAGAAAGTTCAATTTTATGAAGATCTCAAAATTACAGCAGGCACAGTGCATAAATTGCAGTTTGGTGctgtaaattattttctttttgtccttCAAAACCACTGCAAAGCAATTTCCAATACACTGATGGCATTAGACATAAAGGGGTGTCAACTTGCTCAACGACATCACTTTTACCATGCGATTATTTCCCCCTCTCGGGTCAGGAAAAATAGTTCATGTAAATGGATGTTCATAAAATTGAGATTCTATGGTATGCATAAAAAGAATCCAAATGTTACCAAGACCTCAAGACAGCCtaacacttaaaaataaataaatagataaacaaACCACAATGAGGCTTTGTAAAATCAGGGGGAACATACAAAATATCGAGGTGGCAATAAAATCATTCCAAACTATGTTTTGTAAAACTggagtttgaaaaaaaatatcactGTCCATATTTGTGTAGTAAGGAGCATCTGACAGAGATACAGGCTGCGTCCTGTTCTATTTTTATAACACGTAGTTGGACAGAACAATTCTAACAGGATCCAGGTGAAAACAGGATAGAGTGAAAGACTGGTTAGTAAAAAATACGTTGGTGCTTCATTCAAAGAAGTAACTATTGTCTGTAGAAATATCTGAGCTATGACAATAGATAAATCTATTAGCCTTCCAACTACTGCCAAATATTATATCACTTTGCAACTCTCGAGTTATGCTGAATGAATTCAAATCCTTTTTACAAGCTATACTTAAGTAACCCAATTTCCTTATGATTTCTTGCAAATTATACACTAGGGACTAAATACATTGATGTCAATGCCAGATTCATCCCACCTACCTGTAGATCTGTTTGAATTGGAAAGGGGAGCGGATGCTTCAGCGAGGGCTGCAAGCGTGGCAAGCACAGAGGTTGTTGAGTTTGAAAACTGCACTGTAGATACACGGGAATCACCTATTTTGAGGAAATGAAGGCAAGTGAAGGAGATTTGCAATCAGAGTATTCTACTATACTATTAAGACTACTAAAAGAACcgtttaagcaaaaaaaaaaaaaaaaaaaaaaaaagctgccaaaAACCTACTGCTTTACTGGGGCTGTTTTTCCAGCCTACAATTCATACCTAGCATACCCCACTTCAAGATCTGAAACAGTCCCACATACTGTTCTTAGAACATGGTTGAAATAAATACCTTATATTGAATATTCATTTtactggatttaaaaataaatgtattggaAACAATGCAAAGGAATTAAATGGAGTAAATTGATGCAAGCTAACATGACTTACTCCAGCATTGTCACAAAGATCACCTTCAAGTGGCCAGATGGTAATCCACTGGGCTGTCAAAATCCAGATTTTGGCACCACAATTAGCTTTCCTTCTGAACAGATGTGaacaatgttttcaaagccacacATGATCAAAACACAAGGCCTCACCAGCACAGAATAGACACAGTCTGAACATATTAGCATTATGCAAAAGCGGTTGctatacatttaattatatttactTGACTTTGCAGTGTcacattaatttcaattacagaaTTACAAataccaaatttttttttaaaagcctgttgACATAAGCTAATTATACAACCCAAGTTCTTTTACTGTGAGATTTTGCCAAAGTATTGACTCCGTTCAGCATTGCTTTTtagaaaacacattttgtttgttaCAAATCAACAATCAGAGCTTTTTCTTGAAAGCTAAATCAGTCAATTATAACCACTTAGCCATTTCAATGTATggtttgaaaaccagtttcacaaAATAAGCCAGTCAGTCGAAACACAACAAAGGAACTGGTGTAAAGACTATCAGAGTCAGCATATCAAGTTCTTGAACTGCAGATCCGGCTTTGTGCAAGGAATAAAAATCATCCCAATTCCAGTGCAAGACGCTTCTTCCCTCAACTGAGCACAGTAATCCATTACACTGAGACAGCAGTGACTgaacagaagaaagaaagaaatctaagTGGGACCAAAATTAGTATATTCAATATGCTATTTTCAGAAAGTTGTAACTTATTTCTGAACAAAATTTCTTCAGGCAAATAAAAGACATTCGTCCTCATTAAGGAGTTTGTagttttaaataaactttttagtCACCTACGAGCAAGAAGTGGTACAAAAAGTGTCTTAACTTATGAAAAAAACATTAAACTATTACTTGCTGTGATTGAAGTACAGTCTCTAATGCCCTCTTGTGGGCAAATAAGATAAATGCTAATGGGATAAGGGTTTGCTGGTCCCAACAGACCAGGAGTTACTATTGGcaggagcaacagagggtcctgtgacaccgttagtcttaaaggtgccacaggaccctctgttgctttttacagattcagactaacacggctacccctctaatattGACAGGAGTAAAGTTTTAGAGTGTGGCACCCAAAAAGAACAAAATGGGAAAAATATATTGGccttttcatatttttaacaTTAATCGGGTACATATATTGCGGGAATGTCCTTGTTTTAGGACAAGGTGTGACATTATCCATCTGAAGCTCTTTTAATCCTCaggtggtggttggttttttggggggagaggggtgttaaTTACTTCGGCAGCACATATACTAAAATTGGGATCTGTCAATTTAATAAAGGAGTAAACCACATGGTAAGTTTCTACTCAAAGTAAATTcagagcctcactgaagtcaatggggccacaCACAAGATTAGGGTGCCAATTGCAGCATTGGGCCCTTAGAACAGGAAACATCCACATTTGTAATATTGCTCCAATCAACTCTGGCAAACACTCATGCATGTGAACAGTCCCATTAGCTTcaaaagttactcacatgcagaagtgtttgcagggtcaggccctcaACTTGCTTCACAAACCTTGTATTTAGAAGCCTCCTTAAGACTGAAAAGAAACAGTAGTTTGGATTTCCCAAATATAACAAAAAACCAACACGTTATAAGGTCTCACGTAAGAAAAAGAATTTATATTCGGCCTTAAATgaatttttcagacaaatttaCGGAaataactagcttcctcattttttcgCTCATCTCTAAACTATTGGCTAGGAAAAAAAAGAAGTTGAGTAACCTGTACACCTAAGATAAATGGAAAATCATTGCAAATAATGTGTTTCCTTATTTGACATTCAAATACATGAGACGACTCACTCTGCTCTTCCAGTTAATAAGTAATAAAACAGAGTATTGAATGAATCCTTGACAAATTTAGGGATTAGGTACCAAATGGTGAATATCTACTCAAATTTTACTAGTGGaactgacattggccactgtcggaagacaggatacttactaggctagatggacctttggtctgacccactatggccgttcttatgttaactACCAGTGCATTGTAATTTGAGTCCTTTACATTTCCCAAGTTATGAAGGTTCTATTTTATTGCTTATAATACacacagagccagattctcaactggtgaaAATAGCAAAGCTCTCCCCTGACTCAATGGAACAAGGCTTTTCATGCCAGCTTAGGTTCTGGCCCATTATCTTTTACagataaaatgtatattttgatAGGACGGATATTTTAGTGCATTCCAATATGTTTTAAAGAACTTTCTCTACTAACTTGAAACATCTGCCTTCTATAATTCAGAAGACTGAATTGAGAAATGCAGCTTTCTAAAAACCTTTACACAAGAAATATTGTGGAGAAACATTTTTCGCCTACATGTTCACAGAATCTTACCTGAGGTTGTTTTGGTGTTTGCTGAAGAAACAAAACTAGCAAGATTGAGAACTTCCCCTGATGCAAGGATAAATGGTGAGGCAACAGTCACTGTATTTGTGACAGGATTTGATCTCTCTGGATTCATGTTCACCTGATTCTGCATTGCCTCCTTAAGAAGAAAAAGCAATTAGGCACACCTTTGATCTCATCTCCAATAAGAGAAATAATACTTGGCATCCATACAGcattttgggggcctgattctctgcatcttgtgtagtcaaataattgtatttgctttgcactggtgcaaaaatAGGTTTAAAATACTACCAAATCAATCAgaaatggcagcattttacactagtgtaaatcaataCACAAGTtgcagggcaacagagaatcaaGCCCACTATTTAAATAGCCTTTTCCAAACATTAACTAAGCAACCGTGTAATAACATTAAAATAATCTGCTTCTTCCATTCCCATTTCCCAGAGGCATGTTTCCACAAACATTCCAACAACAAGAGAGTCAATTCCAGGAGTCCAGAAGCAGAGTTTCTGAAGAACTGCGTGTCTGCAAAGAAAACCAATGCAGCTCAGAAATGTTGAACATTATTCTCCAAATCTACCTTAGTGATGAAGAAACGAATATCAATTGACATTGCAATATTTTATACAAGTTACCACAATTCTGATTCAGGCATGCAAAAGAGAGTTTCTGTAGGAAATGTTCATTCTCATCGCATTGGCAAATGCAGTAGGCAGATAGCTTATAATTACAGGGAAAGTACGTTCACAAATGTCTTCCTTAACCCACCTGCAGCATTACCAGAGTCTCTGCATTGTTCTTGTCCAGGGCTATATCAAAGGCTGATTTATCGAACTTGCTGAAAGCATGAACATCAGCTCCATACTTTATAAGCAGCTCTACAACATCGCGATGGTTGTGTTCTGTTGCCCAGTGCAAGGCAGTCATCTTCAACATGTCCTTGGCATTTACATCAGCACCATtctgagagaaataaaaacattgCTTTAAACTAACTGTATTTTTTTCAGAGCATGGCCTCTCCCTGATTCAAGAGAAACAGGCTAAACACAAAAGGTGGAATCACAAAGGTACTTCTGCACCTAAATCCCAGACTTAGGCAGCTACGTCCCAGTTTTGGTTCCACTggaatccacaaaactcctgccgaACCCTAcaagtgcctaaactcactcagcgcCTACTTTTGTCAGAGCAAGAGTTCCCTTGGCACCTATGTTCCTGCCTCTGggtatgtgcactgctgcctacCTCCCACCAAAGCCCCAGCGTGAACGTGGTTCACGAACAAAGGGGAAGACAGACATTCGGCCAACTAAGACACATGCAGGGCTTGATCCAGTAGGCATACTCAGAGGTGCTTGAGGCACGACTCCAAGTGGCAGGTTCCCATTCGTAGACAGATGCCTCCCTGTAgcccagagttaggcacctatctctgatAGAAGAGCAGAACATAGCACACGCCCCTCATTAGCGTCTCCCCTTGGTAGCTTAGGGTGGAGCTGCCtaccatgctggcttttgtggattgcattccaACATCCATCTCCCCTCATTCGTGGTATGGAATATAGACACCTCGCCCAGCTTTGTGGGCCACAGTGTTGTCCCTGTGAGtgtctaggcacctaaaagttaagtgCCACCAtcatgctcagcattgcaacgtCTAAGTCCCTTCATGATCCCACCCAACGTGCTGTCAAATATGTGCGTATGCATGCGCACATACACCACTTAAGAATTTAGAGATTTGCTTTGGTACTAATTTCTTACAATTATACTCAGCCTAGGTATTATTTGTTACAACGGGTAAAACAATTCAGACAATAAAATTATTTACGCAAACAGTGTTGCTTTAACATCATTCTGAGCTTTGTGCTTCCTGTTCTCCTGCACAGGCATCACACTGttttaaatcagcatttctcaaagtgggggtcccgacccaacaGGGGGTTGCAAGACTATTGTCGGggatcacagtattgccacccttccttcctccttcccaccacagaaggggggagggatagctcagtggtttgggcattggcctgctaaacccagggttgtgagttcagtccttgagggggccacttagggatccggggcaaaaatcagtacttggtcctgctaatgaaggcaaggggctggactcgatgacctttcaaggtcccttccagttctaggagattatattattataaatggagatatcctaataaagggtggcatgatatgggaatgaggggtgggggtgttgtcacagcctgaaatattttcaaaggggggcccagcaaaaaaaaaaaaaagtttgagaaccccggttTTAAATCTCCTGTAGTTATCACTAAATTAAGCAGTGATTTCATTGAATAATTCTGAGGTTTTCCTTagaaaagttttttaaatgatacttAAGAGGGGGAAGAAGTTTTGTAATTCATCCTACCAATAAAAATATCTAATTGGCATTGATCGACCAATAACTTCTTCACATAGAGAGTAATGCCTAATAAGGGACATTACAACGTAATTGACCGGATTTATATTCTGCAGATTGATACACAACATCTCACTTACCCTAATTAGCAGTTCTACAATATGTGTATGTCCATCAGCTGCAGCCATATGCAATGGTGTCCTGTCCACTTTGGTTCGAGCATCTCTGCTAACACCTGCTCGAAGCAGCACTTCTGCTGTTGAATAGTGGCCATACTGGGCCGCAAGATGAAGAGGTGATGTCCCGAGctgtatattaaaaaatgtttttaaaaaagttctgtTCAACGTAGGTGTGGAAGCACATATTTATCTCCGTTAATGTGTTCAGCAATTTTAAAGAACTAGAATTACACCCCCACCATATCCCCCACAGTAGGGGAGGTACAAACCCTTAAGTGCACAGTGGCAAGGGGGGAAAaagcctggccagagggctgaatgTCAGGAAGTGGTAGAGGGCTGAGTTAAATGGATAGATCACCATGGGGTCTGGAGAGCAACTACTGGCAGGGGGCACCCAATGCAGAGGGATGGCCATGGTATGCTCTGCCAGAAGGGGGCAAACCAACCAGCAATTGACCCTGCAACAAGCACCAATTATATAAATGAATGATTGGGATTATAGTCCGTGCGTAGATAGCAAACAAAATTAGATTGTGATCACTTGCACCAaggcaaatgttaaaaaataaactgaTCACTGAACTAAAGTTCTGTCAAATGAGATCGGATATACAATtactttaaatgaaacatttaaaacataTCCACAAAAAAGGCATTAGCTGCCAATCAATACGGTTGGCTGTTCTAATTCCCTCTTATAACCTTTAAATTCAGTATTTAAATGTACTTAGCAAGTTAATATAGTTTGAAAAACATTGACACTTAAGGATGACTTTAAAGAAGACTTAAAAGGAGCGATCAAACACCCCCATACACAAGAACAGGTAAAAAATTGCTCAACATTTTATAACAGCGGCACCCAAACTGGTTACACTGGCAACGTACCAGGAGTATGAATGCCATGCTTTGGCCCCATCCTTTAACtacacctccaccccgatataacgcgacccaatataacacaaattcggatataacacggtaaagcagtgctccggggagggagggaggggactgcacactccggtggatcaaagcaagttcaatataacgcggacCTATaagaggtaagattttttggctcccgaggacagcgttatatcgaggtagaggtgtatttaaatccATACTTAACTTTACTACCCCAAACTAGTCCCACTTACTCCAATGGGGCTACTCCATGATAGTAAAGTTATTCACAGGGTAATTCTTCCTGCAGGAACAGGGGTCAACCAATGTTGACcagctttcaggatcagggcctaagtctgCATAAACACTTCAAAAGCATACGAATGGGAATGCTTGTTGCTTGAATTTCCCAGCAATGAAATGTCACAGTTAATCAGTCTGGTCGTCACACAGTTACAGAGCGAGGGTGACCAGGAGCTAAATTAGGACTCTCAATGTCTTCACTACCGTAGTAatcgatcggggatcgatttatcatgtctcgtttagacgcgataaatcgattcccgaaCGCGATCCCCGTccactccggaactccaccagggcgagaggtggaagcggagtcgacgggggagccgcggccgtcgatcctgcacTGTGAGGACACGAGGTAAGTCGACtgaagatacgcaacttcagctacgagaatagtgtagctgaagtcgacgtatcttagatcgattccccccccccagtgtagaccagcccttaagaTTATCACCTACTCCTCAGGCTGCCCTCACAGGATCTGTTCTATATTTTAGTTGGAGTAAATACCTTTAAGGAAAAAGTAGCCTTTTCTATTAAAAACATACCCAGTCAGTGGTGAAAGGAGCACCATTTGCCATTAACGTTCTAACTTCATCATCTTGCCCTTTGCGAGCTGCTTCTAGCAACCTCTTTCCGAGGTCCACTAACGACATCTTTatacatgggaacaaatattttctgaaagctgcattttaaaacagaaaaaaaaaccactttaatGTGCAATATGACTAAAATATCGTCAGCTAGACTAGGACATAGATTGATTTCCAGTGTGCATCTAAGCCTGATATGACCAGTAAATTACTTAATCAGTTCAAGTGTTTATGAAAATATAGATCTTTTTAATGTTCAGTACTTGCAACATGATAGGACTGCAAAATgcaaccctgatcctgcaactggatcagCTGATACAGACCAAAGGCTCAAGTGTAcccctgttgacttcagaggCTCAGCATGGACCTGAGTCCAAGTCTACAATAGCAACAGCAACACAGAGTACTTAGTAAATACAGCATTTTACAAAGATTAGTTACTTCATCTTCAcaaacaccccacccccaggagcgaAGGGGCTGATAACCTTGTCCTCGTCTTACAGCTGccaaacactgaaaaataaagtgacttgtccatgttCATAAAGGCAGTCTGTTTTAGAGCTGGAAAGAGGAACTCCTGCGTTAAGTCTACTaagcaatgctgcctctgtttttCAAGCTATACTTTAAAGGTATAATAAATAGGTTAATCGGGGGATCTGAAGTTTTTGTCTGACGCAGATACAGTGGCATGTCATTCCTATGAAGAACTGACATGAAGCCTAAGTATTAATTTATGTGCGAGGCTCTTCAAATGGCTACAAGTGAATGTCTATGCATAGCAGTACTGAACTGCACAGTTAATCAGTGAATCCATCAGATCTTTAACTGAGAGAAAAGCTTTATGAAAAAAGTATCacagggtagccgtgttagtctggaactgtaaaagcgacaaagagtcctgtggcaccttatagactaaggttagtctataaggtgccacaggactctttgtcgctttttatgaaaaaaaaagttataccaCTTCATTGAACAATTCAACAGAAGTGTCCAAATATACCATAAGTAACCCCCAGTACGTAAATGACAGTAAAacaatctcttttaaaaaaacctaattcTCCTCAAGTAACATAGCTAATGTAAAACTCCCCATTTTACATGACGGTATTTTAAACCTAAGTGCGCAATTATTATATGCCAAGTATTAAACATAGAAGGCAGGAGTGTGACCATTTTTAGCTCGGTCATAAAAACCTGATGTTCAAGGAAACAAACTTGAAAGACGAAAAAAATCCTTGCACTATTTCTAGTTGTTCATACAGCTTGCATGACGACATCTTAAAAGGGCCACTTTAAAGAAGCTCCGCATCACGCTAAAGCAGTCTGTATTCCTTGCTGAACCTTTTAGGTGCGACCCCATTCCCACAAATGCTCACATACGTTTAActttggcccaatcctacaaGGAGTACCATGCAGCACAAAACAGGCACCCACGTGCAGAGCtcattacaggatcagggcctttttgTACATAAACGTTGACTTTGAGGCAATCGTGCACATGTGTAAACACAGGCAAGCGTTAGTAGGATCCTCATGGCCTTAGCTTCACTTACGCTGATTCTTAGTAGGGCAGCCTTTATTTTGAATGCTCCTTTAACCGTCTTCCAAGCCCCAGTTTTACACTTAACGTGCCACGCGTGAACAGCTCCGCTGAGTTCAATGTGCATAAAGCTAATCATGGGTGTAagaatttgcagaattggggctcaACGGGGGTggtttggatttattttaaaacctgCAAAAACCGCAGTTTCTCTCAGCGCACTTTAACCTAACTCTGGATTCATTATTGAACAGCTATAAAATCATCAAAatcaggagccccccccccccaccatgctcACAATCCCCCCCACCCTAGTCAAGGTCTCCGTAGGATCTGACACCTGAAACTTCCCTCCTCTCCAGCAGCAACAGGTGTCTTGAGAAAAGCTTCAGCTAAAAACTGATTTGTAACCTTTCAAGGGATCCGAATAAACGAGTAAAGCCCCGCACTCGTTTCTACTCATTCGGGGTCCAGGagcacctgcccccacccccaatgctctgcaacaccccctccctgccagcccctcAACCCCACAGAAGCGgggacccccccgccccgggaTTCACCCTCTCACCTCAGGCTCCCTCCCTTAGCCCcaatctcggggggggggaggggcaaagaccTTCCCaaccccccgcctcccctccagGCAGGGTACCCCGCCTCTCCCAGAGACAGCCCCCCCAGGGGCCTCTTCCCCAAGTGACCCCACCAGGAGGGgacccccccactcacccctgcgAGGCGGAGGCGGCCCCCGGCGGCGCCAGCGTGGGCGTCCCACGGGCCGGGGTAGGAGGTGGGGTGGCTGGGGGTTACCTGCTTTTAACCGCCCCCCCCCTCTgcccgggagggagggagacaaaaTGGCGGACCCGGAAGTGgaagaagcccccccccccctccccgcggcGGAGGGATACACGGAGGGGGGAAGAGGCCGCCTAAAGCTGCTCTCGTCACACGGGCCCGCGGGGCACGAACCGTTATAGGGGGACAGGGGAGTAACAGTGTGTCGGGGGATCGCCTAGCGATTCACGGCTGTAGCCCTCCTCCACGGGCCCGCCCAGTGCGGCATAACTCGAGCGATCACTAACGGTTCACGGGCTTGGGGAGGggacaacccccccgcccccatgcgcCTGGATTATTTTTCTCCGCGGAGGGATACGACGGCGTTACTACAAGGGAGACGAGTGAGCGGGCGGACGTCCTGGCTGTAGTCCCGGCCGGCACTTTAGGCGCCAAGGAT is a window from the Malaclemys terrapin pileata isolate rMalTer1 chromosome 21, rMalTer1.hap1, whole genome shotgun sequence genome containing:
- the GABPB2 gene encoding GA-binding protein subunit beta-2, coding for MSLVDLGKRLLEAARKGQDDEVRTLMANGAPFTTDWLGTSPLHLAAQYGHYSTAEVLLRAGVSRDARTKVDRTPLHMAAADGHTHIVELLIRNGADVNAKDMLKMTALHWATEHNHRDVVELLIKYGADVHAFSKFDKSAFDIALDKNNAETLVMLQEAMQNQVNMNPERSNPVTNTVTVASPFILASGEVLNLASFVSSANTKTTSGDSRVSTVQFSNSTTSVLATLAALAEASAPLSNSNRSTANTEEIVEATSVDSAIQQVVGSGGQRVITIVTDGVPLGSLQTAIPTSGISQPFIVTMQDGQQVLTVPAGQVAEETVIEEEDDDDDVEEEEHPPAKKQKIDQNVNDLEENKDDNEREMLQQQLHEANRKAQEYRSQLMKKELEAEQYRLKLEAMARQQPNGAELTVVEEVAEVDAVVVSSEEMEGSAATVVETEQPTDIAVETVTA